A single region of the Lathamus discolor isolate bLatDis1 chromosome 13, bLatDis1.hap1, whole genome shotgun sequence genome encodes:
- the SDK2 gene encoding protein sidekick-2 isoform X1, with product MARLGSWALLCFVVLALPGPPGAGAQDDVSPYFKTEPVRSQVHLEGNRLVLTCMAEGSWPLEFKWLHNSQELTKFSLEYRYVITSLDRTHAGFYRCIVRNRMGALLQRQTEVQVAYMGSFEDRETQQSVSHGEAAVIRAPRIASFPQPQVTWFRDGRKISPSSRIAITLENTLVILSTVAPDAGRYYVQAVNDKNGDNKTSQPITLSVANVGGPADPIAPTIIVPPRNTSVVAGTSEVTMECVANARPLMKLHIVWKKDGVPLSSGISDYSRRLTILSPALSDSGYYECEAVLRSSSVPAVAEGAFLSVMEPPQFIREPERHITAEMEKVVAIPCQAKGVPPPEMAWYKDAALIHLEKLSRFQLLADGSLQISGLLPDDTGMFQCFARNAAGEVQTTTYLAVTSIAPNITRGPQDSTVIDGMSVILNCETSGAPRPAITWQKGERVLASGSVQLPRFTLLESGSLLVSPAHLADAGTYVCLATNSRGVDEASADLVVWARTRITDPPQDQSVIKGTKAVMSCGVTHDPSVDVRYLWEKDGAPLSTESGPRVRLDEMGTLHISQTWSGDIGTYTCKVVSAGGNDSRSAYLRVRQLPHAPESPVAVLSPLEKRAINLTWAKPFDGNSPLLRYIVEVSENNAPWTVLLASVDPEVTSVAVRGLVPARSYQFRLCAVNDVGRGQFSKDTERVSLPEEPPSAPPQNVIASGRTNQSIMIQWQPPPESHQNGVLKGYIIRYCLAGLPVGYQFKNITNAEVNNLLLEDLIIWTNYEIEVAAYNSAGLGVYSMKVTEWTLQGVPTVPPGNVQTEAINSTTIRFTWNPPSPQFINGINQGYKLIAWEPEHEEEATVVTVRPNFQDSIHVGYVSGLRKFAEYFTSVLCFTTPGDGPRSPPQLVRTHEDVPGPVGHLSFSDILDTSLKVSWQEPLEKNGILTGYRISWEEYNRTNTRVTHYLPNVTLEYRVTGLTALTTYTIEVAAMTSKGQGQLSSSTISSGVPPELPGAPTNLGISNIGPRSVTLQFRPGYDGKTSISRWQVEAQAGQSGEAEEWGLVHQLANEPDARSMEVPNLKPYTYYSFRMRQVNIVGTSPPSLPSRRIQTLQAPPDMAPANVTLRTASETSLWLRWMPLLEQEYNGNPDSVGYRIRYTRLDGRGQPALHIIHDRVEREYTIEDLEEWTEYRVQVQAFNAIGSGPWSQAVVGRTRESVPSSGPSNVSVVATSSSSMLVRWSDIPEADCNGHILGYKVMYKEKDSDTRARFWLAEGNASRSAQLTGLGKYRLYEIRVLAFTRIGDGAPSRPPVLERTLDDVPGPPVGMLFPEVRTTLVRLIWQPPAEPNGIILAYQVTHSLNTTAASAAAVEVLEPSARQYTATGLQPEATYLFRIAAQTRKGWGEAAEALVVTTEKRARPQPPGKPLAQQEEVRARSVLLSWQPGSDGLSPVRFYTVQSRELPDGDWALHPAPASRNATAFVVDRLKPFTSYKFRVKATNDIGDSEYSEESESLTTLQAAPEEAPTILSVTPHTTTSVLIRWQPPAEDKINGILLGFRLRYRELVPDSLRGVSLRGIGNPGATWAQLTPVYAVHNLSEVSLTQYELDNLSKHRRYEIRMSVYNAVGEGPPSPPHEVFVGEAVPTGAPRNVAVQAATATQLDVTWEPPPVESQNGDIQGYKIHFWEAQRQNGSERVKTLFLPERAVKLKNLTGFTSYWVSVAAFNAAGDGPRSAPVKGRTQQAAPSAPGSIRFSELTTTSVNVSWEPPPLPNGILEGYRLVYEPCMPVDGISKIVTVDVKGNSPLWMKVKDLAEGVTYQFRIRAKTFAYGPDVEANITTGPGEGAPGPPGEPFISRYGSAITIHWSSGDPGQGPITRYVIEARPSDEGLWDILIKDIPKEVTSYTFSMDILKQGVSYDFRVIAVNDYGYGTPSTPSPSVSAQKANPFYEEWWFLVVIALVGLIFILLLVFVLIIRGQSKKYSKKSDSGNSSKATALNHGEMVSLDEGSFPALELNNRRLSIKNSFCRKNGIYTRSPPRPSPGSLHYSDEDVTKYNDLIPAESSSLTEKPSEVSDSQGSDSEYEVDPGHQKAHSFVNHYISDPTYYNSWRRQQKGISRAQAYSYTESDSGEPDPAALPNSTSTQQGSLFRPKASRTPTPQTPGNPPSQPGTLYRPPSSLAPGSRAPIAGFSSFV from the exons ACGATGTCTCCCCATACTTTAAGACGGAGCCAGTGCGGAGCCAGGTCCATCTGGAGGGGAACCGCCTGGTCCTGACGTGCATGGCCGAGGGCAGTTGGCCCCTCGAGTTCAAGTGGCTGCACAACAGCCAGGAGCTGACCAAGTTCTCCTTGGAGTACCG GTACGTGATCACATCACTGGACCGCACTCATGCCGGCTTCTACCGCTGCATCGTCCGCAACCGGAtgggagccctgctgcagcgCCAGACCGAGGTGCAGGTGGCAT ACATGGGGAGCTTTGAGGACCGCGAGACACAGCAGAGCGTGTCCCACGGGGAGGCGGCCGTCATCCGTGCGCCCCGCATCGCCAGCTTCCCCCAGCCCCAGGTCACCTGGTTCCGCGACGGCCGCAAGATCTCCCCCAGCAGCCGCAT aGCCATCACGCTGGAGAACACCCTCGTCATCCTCTCCACGGTGGCCCCGGACGCGGGACGTTACTACGTGCAGGCGGTGAACGACAAGAACGGGGACAACAAGACGAGCCAGCCCATCACGCTGAGCGTGGCCA ATGTGGGTGGCCCGGCTGATCCCATCGCACCCACCATCATCGTCCCACCCAGGAACACCAGCGTGGTGGCTGGCACCTCGGAGGTGACCATGGAGTGCGTGGCCAACGCCAG gccgctgATGAAGCTGCACATCGTCTGGAAGAAGGACGGGGTGCCCCTCTCCAGCGGCATCAGCGACTACAGCCGCCGGCTCACCATCCTCAGCCCCGCGCTGAGCGACAGCGGCTACTACGAGTGCGAGGCCGTGCTGCGCAGCAGCAGCGTGCCCGCCGTGGCCGAGGGCGCCTTCCTCTCCGTCATGG AGCCGCCGCAGTTCATCAGGGAGCCCGAGAGGCACATCACAGCCGAGATGGAGAAGGTGGTGGCCATTCCCTGCCAAGCCAAAG GCGTGCCCCCCCCAGAGATGGCCTGGTACAAGGATGCTGCCCTCATCCACCTGGAGAAGCTGTCCCGCTTCCAGCTCCTGGCGGACGGCAGCCTGCAGATCAGCGGGCTGCTCCCCGACGACACCGGCATGTTCCAGTGCTTCGCCCGCAACGCGGCCGGCGAGGTGCAGACCACCACGTACCTGGCTGTGACCA GCATCGCCCCCAACATCACCAGGGGTCCCCAGGACAGCACGGTGATTGATGGCATGTCCGTGATCCTCAACTGCGAGACCTCAGGGGCTCCGCGTCCGGCCATCACGTGGCAGAAAG GGGAGCGCGTCCTGGCCAGCGGCTCGGTGCAGCTCCCTCGCTTCACGCTGCTGGAGTCGGGCAGCCTGCTCGTGAGCCCCGCGCACCTCGCCGACGCCGGCACCTACGTCTGCCTGGCCACCAACTCCCGTGGCGTGGACGAGGCCTCTGCTGACCTGGTGGTGTGGG CAAGGACTCGTATCACCGACCCACCGCAGGACCAGAGCGTCATCAAGGGGACCAAGGCTGTCATGAGCTGTGGGGTCACCCACGACCCCAGCGTGGATGTGAG GTACCTCTGGGAGAAGGACGGGGCACCGCTGAGCACGGAGAGCGGCCCCAGGGTGCGCCTGGACGAGATGGGCACCCTCCACATCTCCCAGACCTGGTCGGGAGACATCGGCACGTACACGTGCAAGGTGGTGTCGGCCGGGGGCAACGACTCACGCAGCGCCTACCTCCGCGTCCG GCAGCTCCCCCACGCTCCCGAGAGCCCTGTGGCCGTGCTCAGCCCCCTGGAGAAACGAGCCATCAACCTCACCTGGGCCAAACCCTTCGATGGCAACAGCCCCCTGCTCCGCTACATCGTGGAGGTCTCTGAGAACA ATGCCCCCTGGACCGTGCTGCTGGCCAGCGTGGACCCCGAGGTGACATCGGTGGCTGTGCGGGGCTTGGTCCCCGCTCGCTCCTATCAGTTCCGCCTCTGTGCTGTGAATGATGTGGGCAGGGGCCAGTTCAGCAAGGACACGGAGAG ggtgtccctgcccgagGAGCCCCCCTCTGCGCCCCCCCAGAATGTCATTGCCAGCGGCCGCACCAACCAGTCCATCATGATCCAGTGGCAGCCACCCCCGGAGAGCCACCAGAACGGTGTCCTCAAGGGCTACATCATCCG GTACTGCCTGGCTGGGCTGCCCGTGGGCTACCAGTTCAAGAACATCACCAACGCCGAGGTCAACAACCTGCTCCTGGAGGACCTCATCATCTGGACCAACTACGAGATCGAGGTGGCGGCGTACAACAGCGCCGGCCTGGGGGTCTACAGCATGAAGGTGACCGAGTGGACGCTGCAGGGAG TGCCCACGGTGCCCCCGGGGAACGTGCAGACCGAGGCCATCAACTCCACCACCATCCGCTTCACCTGGaacccccccagcccccagtTCATCAACGGCATCAACCAGGGCTACAAG CTCATCGCCTGGGAGCCAGAGCACGAGGAGGAGGCGACGGTGGTGACGGTGCGGCCCAACTTCCAGGACAGCATCCATGTGGGATACGTGTCAGGGCTGCGGAAGTTTGCCGAGTACTTCACCTCGGTGCTGTGCTTCACCACGCCGGGGGACGGCCCGCGCAGCCCCCCCCAGCTGGTGCGCACCCACGAGGACG TGCCTGGCCCCGTGGGACATCTCAGCTTCAGTGACATCCTGGACACATCCCTGAAGGTCAGCTGGCAGGAGCCACTGGAGAAGAACGGCATCCTGACAG GCTACCGGATCTCCTGGGAGGAATACAACCGCACCAACACACGGGTGACTCATTACCTGCCCAACGTCACCCTGGAGTACCGCGTCACcggcctcaccgccctcaccACCTACACCATCGAGGTGGCTGCCATGACCTCCAAGGGCCAGGgccagctctcctcctccaccaTCTCCTCAGGGGTGCCTCCAG AGCTCCCCGGTGCCCCCACCAACCTGGGCATCTCCAACATCGGGCCCCGCTCCGTCACCCTCCAGTTTCGCCCAGGCTACGATGGCAAAACCTCCATCTCCCGCTGGCAGGTGGAGGCACAG GCAGGCCAGAGCGGTGAGGCTGAAGAGTGGGGGCTCGTCCACCAGCTGGCAAATGAGCCCGATGCCCGGTCCATGGAGGTGCCCAACCTGAAGCCCTACACCTACTACAG tTTCCGCATGCGGCAGGTGAACATCGTGGGCACCAGCCCCCCCAGCCTGCCCTCCCGGAGGATCCAGACCCTGCAGGCCCCCCCGGACATGGCACCCGCCAATGTCACCCTGAGGACAGCCAGTGAGACCAGCCTGTGGCTGCGCTGGATG cccctcctggagcaggagtACAACGGGAATCCCGACTCAGTGGGCTACAGGATCCGGTACACGCGCTTGGACGGGAGAGGGCAGCCAGCGCTGCACATCATCCACGACCGTGTGGAGCGGGAATACACCATTGAGGACCTGGAGGAGTGGACCGAGTACCGGGTACAGGTCCAAGCATTCAACGCCATCGGATCGGGGCCATGGAGCCAAGCGGTGGTGGGACGCACCCGGGAGTCAG TGCCTTCCTCTGGCCCCAGCAATGTGTCGGTGGTGgccacctcctccagcagcatgcTGGTCCGATGGAGCGACATCCCTGAGGCAGACTGCAATGGCCACATCCTTGGCTACAAG GTGATGTACAAAGAGAAGGACTCGGACACACGTGCCCGGTTCTGGCTGGCAGAGGGCAATGCCTCCCGCAGCGCCCAGCTGACCGGGCTGGGCAAGTACAGGCTGTACGAGATCCGTGTGCTGGCCTTCACCAGGATCGGTGATGGAGCGCCCAGCCGGCCCCCCGTCCTGGAGCGGACACTGGATGATG TGCCCGGGCCCCCCGTGGGGATGCTCTTCCCCGAAGTGAGGACCACCTTGGTGCGGCTCATCTGGCAGCCTCCTGCGGAGCCCAACGGCATCATCCTGG CGTACCAGGTCACCCATAGCCTCAACACCACCGCGGCCAGCGCTGCCGCCGTGGAGGTGCTGGAGCCCAGCGCCCGGCAGTACACGGCCACCGGCCTGCAGCCCGAGGCCACCTACTTGTTCCGCATCGCGGCACAGACCCGCAAGGGCTGGGGTGAGGCGGCCGAAGCCCTCGTGGTGACCACGGAGAAGAGAG CCCGGCCGCAGCCCCCCGGGAAGCCGCTGGCGCAGCAGGAGGAGGTGCGTGCCCGCAGCGTGCTGCTGTCCTGGCAGCCGGGCAGCGACGGGCTCTCCCCGGTCCGGTTCTACACGGTGCAGAGCCGCGAGCTGCCCGATGGTGACTGGGCTCTGCACCCTGCCCCCGCGAGCCGCAACGCCACCGCCTTCGTCGTGGATAG GCTGAAGCCCTTCACCTCCTACAAGTTCCGTGTGAAGGCAACAAATGACATCGGGGACAGCGAGTACAGCGAGGAGTCAGAGTCGCTCACCACTCTGCAGGCGG CCCCTGAGGAAGCCCCCACCATCCTCTCCGTCACCCCGCACACCACCACATCCGTGCTCATCCGCTGGCAG CCCCCGGCCGAGGACAAGATCAACGGGATCCTGCTGGGTTTCCGCCTGCGGTACCGCGAGCTGGTGCCTGACAGCCTGCGCGGCGTCTCCCTGCGCGGCATCGGCAACCCCGGCGCCACGTGGGCACAGCTCACCC CCGTCTATGCCGTGCACAACCTCAGCGAGGTGTCCCTCACCCAGTACGAGCTGGACA ACCTGAGCAAGCACCGGCGCTACGAGATCCGCATGAGCGTGTACAACGCGGTGGGCGAGGGCCCCCCCAGTCCCCCCCATGAGGTGTTTGTGGGTGAAGCGG TGCCCACCGGTGCACCGCGGAACGTGGCGGTGCAGGCGGCCACGGCCACGCAGCTGGATGTGACCTGGGAGCCACCGCCGGTGGAGAGCCAGAACGGGGACATCCAAGGGTACAAG ATCCACTTCTGGGAGGCGCAGCGCCAGAACGGGAGCGAGCGGGTGAAGACGCTTTTCCTGCCGGAGCGCGCCGTGAAGCTGAAGAACCTCACGGGGTTCACCTCGTACTGGGTCAGCGTCGCCGCCTTCAACGCCGCGGGAGACGGGCCCCGCAGCGCCCCGGTGAAGGGGCGCACGCAGCAGGCAG CCCCCAGTGCCCCAGGATCCATCCGGTTCAGTGAGCTGACCACCACATCAGTGAACGTGTCCTGGGAGCCGCCACCGCTGCCCAACGGCATCCTCGAGGGCTACCGGCTGGTCTATGAGCCCTGCATGCCCGTGGATG gcaTCAGTAAGATCGTGACGGTGGACGTGAAGGGGAACAGCCCGCTGTGGATGAAGGTGAAGGACCTGGCCGAGGGCGTCACGTACCAGTTCCGAATCCGAGCCAAAACCTTTGCCTATGGGCCGGATGTTGAGGCAAACATCACCACGGGGCCTGGGGAAG GTGCCCCTGGTCCCCCCGGCGAGCCCTTCATCTCCCGCTATGGCTCAGCTATCACCATCCACTGGTCCAGCGGGGACCCCGGCCAAGGACCCATCACCAGATACGTCATTGAAGCCCGTCCTTCAG ACGAGGGGCTCTGGGACATCCTCATCAAAGACATCCCCAAGGAGGTGACCTCCTACACCTTCAGCATGGACATCCTCAAGCAGGGGGTCAGCTACGACTTCCGTGTCATCGCTGTGAACGACTATGGCTACGGGACCCCCAGCACGCCTTCCCCCTCCGTGTCAG cccagaaagccaacccgTTCTACGAGGAGTGGTGGTTCCTGGTGGTCATCGCCCTCGTGGGGCTCATCTTCATCCTCCTGCTTGTCTTTGTGCTCATCATCCGCGGGCAAAGCAAGAAGTACTCCAAGAAGTCAGACTCAG GGAACAGCTCCAAGGCGACGGCCCTGAACCACGGCGAGATGGTGAGCCTGGATGAGGGCAGCTTCCCAGCCCTGGAGCTCAACAACCGGCGCCTCTCCATCAAGAATTCCTTCTGCCGCAAGAACGGCATCTACACCCG GTCCCCACCACGGCCCAGCCCCGGCAGCCTCCACTACTCGGATGAGGATGTGACCAAGTACAATGACCTGATCCCTGCCGAGAGCAGCAGCCTGACCGAGAAACCCTCTGAGGTCTCCGACTCTCAG GGCAGTGACAGCGAGTACGAGGTGGACCCCGGCCACCAGAAAGCGCATTCCTTTGTGAACCACTACATCAGCGACCCCACGTACTACAACTCGTGGCGGCGGCAGCAGAAGGGCATCTCCCGGGCGCAGGCTTACAGCTACACCGAGAGCGACTCCGGCGAGCCCGACCCCGCCGCCCTGCCCAACAGCACCTCCACGCAGCAGGGCAGCCTCTTCCGGCCCAAAGCCAGCAGGACTCCCACCCCCCAGACCCCCGGCAACCCCCCCAGCCAGCCCGGGACCCTGTACCGCCCGCCCAGCAGCCTGGCCCCCGGCTCCAGAGCTCCCATCGCCGGGTTTTCTTCTTTCGTTTGA